Proteins encoded within one genomic window of Lysinibacillus sphaericus:
- a CDS encoding ring-cleaving dioxygenase, translated as MQKISGHHHISMLTKNGKKNNDFYTKILGLRRVKKTVNQDSPSMYHLFYGDLTGAAGTELTFFEMPVAGRTVRGTNAITRIGLLVPSYDSLLYWKKRFELLQVEHSDITTYAGKDALLFEDHEGLRMVLLNHNGQAIPAEWQAWDGSDIASAHRILGMGTVEMTVRYLQRTVNLLQELFDYSVVTEDDIEVRLQSIAGETLGEIIVKELEGPSEKPGRGSIHHLALRVATVEELQQWDAVIKAHGLDSTGVVDRYYFQSLYFRDRNGILFEMATDGPGFTVDSAIEDLGRELDLPPFLEAQRTEIEAILEPLD; from the coding sequence ATGCAAAAAATTAGCGGTCATCATCATATTTCAATGTTAACGAAAAATGGCAAAAAGAATAACGATTTTTACACAAAAATCCTCGGTTTACGTCGGGTGAAAAAAACAGTCAATCAAGATTCTCCTTCGATGTATCATTTATTTTATGGAGATCTTACAGGGGCAGCCGGAACAGAATTAACTTTTTTTGAAATGCCTGTAGCTGGACGTACTGTCCGTGGAACGAATGCCATTACGCGCATTGGCTTATTAGTACCTAGCTATGATAGTTTACTATATTGGAAAAAACGTTTTGAGCTATTACAAGTGGAGCACAGTGATATTACAACATATGCAGGCAAAGATGCTTTGCTTTTTGAGGATCATGAAGGCTTGCGCATGGTGCTGTTAAATCATAATGGACAAGCAATACCAGCCGAGTGGCAAGCATGGGATGGGTCTGATATTGCATCAGCGCATCGTATTTTAGGGATGGGCACAGTTGAAATGACTGTTCGTTATTTACAGCGTACAGTAAATTTATTACAAGAGCTTTTTGACTATAGCGTTGTCACGGAAGATGACATAGAAGTACGACTTCAGTCAATTGCTGGCGAAACGTTGGGTGAAATCATTGTCAAGGAGTTGGAAGGACCAAGTGAAAAACCAGGTCGAGGAAGTATTCATCATCTTGCACTGCGCGTAGCTACAGTAGAAGAACTTCAACAATGGGATGCAGTAATTAAAGCGCACGGTTTAGACAGCACAGGCGTTGTCGATCGTTATTACTTCCAGAGCCTTTATTTTAGAGACCGTAATGGCATTCTTTTTGAAATGGCAACAGATGGGCCTGGTTTTACGGTAGATTCTGCTATAGAGGATTTAGGAAGAGAACTTGATTTGCCACCATTTTTAGAAGCACAGCGCACAGAAATTGAAGCGATTTTAGAACCACTCGATTAA